A window from Eubalaena glacialis isolate mEubGla1 chromosome 1, mEubGla1.1.hap2.+ XY, whole genome shotgun sequence encodes these proteins:
- the ZFAND2B gene encoding AN1-type zinc finger protein 2B isoform X2 gives MEFPDLGAHCSEPSCQRLDFLPLKCDACSGIFCADHVAYAQHHCGSAYEKDIQVPVCPLCNVPVPVARGEPPDRAVGEHIDGDCRSDPAQQKRKIFTNKCERSGCRQREMMKLTCDHCGRNFCIKHRHPLDHDCSGEGHPTSRAGLAAISRAQSLASSTKTIPSPNQTLPSSTSASRATTQSPSRTASPVIALQNGLSEDEALQRALELSLAEAKPQVPSSQEEEDLALAQALSASEAEYRQRQGPQGEEAQSSLE, from the exons ATGGAGTTTCCGGACCTTGGGGCTCACTGTTCGGAGCCGAGCTGTCAGCGCTTGG ATTTTCTGCCGCTCAAGTGCGACGCCTGCTCGGGCATCTTTTGCGCAGACCACGTGGCCTACGCCCAGCATCACTGTGGATCTGCTTACGAAAAG GATATCCAGGTACCTGTATGCCCACTCTGTAATGTGCCTGTCCCTGTGGCCAGAGGGGAGCCCCCTGACCGTGCTGTTGGGGAACACATTGACGGAGACTGCCGCTCTGATCCAGCTCAGCAAAAACGTAAG ATCTTCACCAATAAGTGTGAACGCTCTGGCTGCCGGCAGCGGGAAATGATGAAACTGACCTGCGACCACTGTGGCCGAAACTTCTGCATCAAGCACCGTCACCCACTGGACCATGATTGCTCTGGGGAGGGGCACCCCACAAGTAGGGCAGG ACTGGCTGCCATCTCCAGAGCACAAAGCCTAGCTTCTTCTACAAAGACCATCCCCAGCCCAAACCAGACCTTGCCTTCATCTACCTCTGCCAGCAG AGCCACAACTCAGTCTCCATCCCGGACAGCCTCTCCAGTGATTGCTTTGCAAAATGGCTTG aGTGAGGATGAGGCTCTGCAACGAGCCCTGGAACTGTCCCTGGCAGAGGCCAAACCCCAGGTCCCAAG TTCTCAGGAGGAAGAAGACTTAGCTTTAGCACAAGCACTATCAGCCAGCGAGGCAGAATACCGACAGCGGCAG GGTCCACAGGGGGAGGAGGCCCAGAGCAGCCTGGAGTGA
- the ZFAND2B gene encoding AN1-type zinc finger protein 2B isoform X3, whose product MEFPDLGAHCSEPSCQRLDFLPLKCDACSGIFCADHVAYAQHHCGSAYEKDIQVPVCPLCNVPVPVARGEPPDRAVGEHIDGDCRSDPAQQKRKIFTNKCERSGCRQREMMKLTCDHCGRNFCIKHRHPLDHDCSGEGHPTSRAGATTQSPSRTASPVIALQNGLSEDEALQRALELSLAEAKPQVPSSQEEEDLALAQALSASEAEYRQRQAQSRSLKPSNCNLC is encoded by the exons ATGGAGTTTCCGGACCTTGGGGCTCACTGTTCGGAGCCGAGCTGTCAGCGCTTGG ATTTTCTGCCGCTCAAGTGCGACGCCTGCTCGGGCATCTTTTGCGCAGACCACGTGGCCTACGCCCAGCATCACTGTGGATCTGCTTACGAAAAG GATATCCAGGTACCTGTATGCCCACTCTGTAATGTGCCTGTCCCTGTGGCCAGAGGGGAGCCCCCTGACCGTGCTGTTGGGGAACACATTGACGGAGACTGCCGCTCTGATCCAGCTCAGCAAAAACGTAAG ATCTTCACCAATAAGTGTGAACGCTCTGGCTGCCGGCAGCGGGAAATGATGAAACTGACCTGCGACCACTGTGGCCGAAACTTCTGCATCAAGCACCGTCACCCACTGGACCATGATTGCTCTGGGGAGGGGCACCCCACAAGTAGGGCAGG AGCCACAACTCAGTCTCCATCCCGGACAGCCTCTCCAGTGATTGCTTTGCAAAATGGCTTG aGTGAGGATGAGGCTCTGCAACGAGCCCTGGAACTGTCCCTGGCAGAGGCCAAACCCCAGGTCCCAAG TTCTCAGGAGGAAGAAGACTTAGCTTTAGCACAAGCACTATCAGCCAGCGAGGCAGAATACCGACAGCGGCAG GCTCAGAGCCGCAGCTTGAAGCCGTCCAACTGCAACCTGTGCTAG
- the ZFAND2B gene encoding AN1-type zinc finger protein 2B isoform X1 — protein sequence MEFPDLGAHCSEPSCQRLDFLPLKCDACSGIFCADHVAYAQHHCGSAYEKDIQVPVCPLCNVPVPVARGEPPDRAVGEHIDGDCRSDPAQQKRKIFTNKCERSGCRQREMMKLTCDHCGRNFCIKHRHPLDHDCSGEGHPTSRAGLAAISRAQSLASSTKTIPSPNQTLPSSTSASRATTQSPSRTASPVIALQNGLSEDEALQRALELSLAEAKPQVPSSQEEEDLALAQALSASEAEYRQRQAQSRSLKPSNCNLC from the exons ATGGAGTTTCCGGACCTTGGGGCTCACTGTTCGGAGCCGAGCTGTCAGCGCTTGG ATTTTCTGCCGCTCAAGTGCGACGCCTGCTCGGGCATCTTTTGCGCAGACCACGTGGCCTACGCCCAGCATCACTGTGGATCTGCTTACGAAAAG GATATCCAGGTACCTGTATGCCCACTCTGTAATGTGCCTGTCCCTGTGGCCAGAGGGGAGCCCCCTGACCGTGCTGTTGGGGAACACATTGACGGAGACTGCCGCTCTGATCCAGCTCAGCAAAAACGTAAG ATCTTCACCAATAAGTGTGAACGCTCTGGCTGCCGGCAGCGGGAAATGATGAAACTGACCTGCGACCACTGTGGCCGAAACTTCTGCATCAAGCACCGTCACCCACTGGACCATGATTGCTCTGGGGAGGGGCACCCCACAAGTAGGGCAGG ACTGGCTGCCATCTCCAGAGCACAAAGCCTAGCTTCTTCTACAAAGACCATCCCCAGCCCAAACCAGACCTTGCCTTCATCTACCTCTGCCAGCAG AGCCACAACTCAGTCTCCATCCCGGACAGCCTCTCCAGTGATTGCTTTGCAAAATGGCTTG aGTGAGGATGAGGCTCTGCAACGAGCCCTGGAACTGTCCCTGGCAGAGGCCAAACCCCAGGTCCCAAG TTCTCAGGAGGAAGAAGACTTAGCTTTAGCACAAGCACTATCAGCCAGCGAGGCAGAATACCGACAGCGGCAG GCTCAGAGCCGCAGCTTGAAGCCGTCCAACTGCAACCTGTGCTAG
- the ZFAND2B gene encoding AN1-type zinc finger protein 2B isoform X4 encodes MMKLTCDHCGRNFCIKHRHPLDHDCSGEGHPTSRAGLAAISRAQSLASSTKTIPSPNQTLPSSTSASRATTQSPSRTASPVIALQNGLSEDEALQRALELSLAEAKPQVPSSQEEEDLALAQALSASEAEYRQRQAQSRSLKPSNCNLC; translated from the exons ATGATGAAACTGACCTGCGACCACTGTGGCCGAAACTTCTGCATCAAGCACCGTCACCCACTGGACCATGATTGCTCTGGGGAGGGGCACCCCACAAGTAGGGCAGG ACTGGCTGCCATCTCCAGAGCACAAAGCCTAGCTTCTTCTACAAAGACCATCCCCAGCCCAAACCAGACCTTGCCTTCATCTACCTCTGCCAGCAG AGCCACAACTCAGTCTCCATCCCGGACAGCCTCTCCAGTGATTGCTTTGCAAAATGGCTTG aGTGAGGATGAGGCTCTGCAACGAGCCCTGGAACTGTCCCTGGCAGAGGCCAAACCCCAGGTCCCAAG TTCTCAGGAGGAAGAAGACTTAGCTTTAGCACAAGCACTATCAGCCAGCGAGGCAGAATACCGACAGCGGCAG GCTCAGAGCCGCAGCTTGAAGCCGTCCAACTGCAACCTGTGCTAG